One part of the Musa acuminata AAA Group cultivar baxijiao chromosome BXJ1-5, Cavendish_Baxijiao_AAA, whole genome shotgun sequence genome encodes these proteins:
- the LOC135674223 gene encoding protein G1-like5, with product MDFVPNPDSPHSDNSGGLNSSPQQVASSSTATSTGAPSSSSSSSSPSLSRYESQKRRDWNTFGQYLKNHRPPLSLARCSGAHVLEFLRYLDQFGKTKVHTQMCPFFGHPNPPAPCPCPLRQAWGSLDALIGRLRAAYEENGGKPESNPFGARAVRLYLREVRDTQSKARGVSYEKKKRKKPPQHQQHPPPPPAAA from the coding sequence ATGGACTTCGTACCTAACCCAGATAGCCCCCACTCCGACAACAGCGGCGGCCTTAACAGCAGCCCCCAGCAGGTTGCGTCCTCCTCCACCGCCACCTCCACAGgagcgccctcctcctcctcctcctcctcatcaccgTCGTTGAGCCGCTACGAGTCACAGAAGCGCCGCGACTGGAATACCTTCGGGCAGTACCTCAAGAATCACCGACCCCCGCTGTCGCTCGCGCGGTGCAGCGGCGCCCATGTGCTCGAGTTCCTCCGCTACCTCGACCAATTCGGCAAGACCAAGGTGCACACCCAGATGTGTCCCTTCTTCGGCCACCCCAACCCCCCGGCTCCTTGCCCCTGCCCCCTCCGCCAAGCCTGGGGCAGCCTCGACGCCCTCATCGGCCGCCTTCGCGCCGCCTACGAAGAGAACGGAGGCAAGCCCGAGTCCAACCCGTTCGGCGCTCGCGCCGTCCGCCTCTACCTCCGTGAAGTCCGCGATACTCAGTCCAAAGCCCGCGGCGTCAGCTACGAGAAGAAGAAGCGCAAGAAGCCCCCGCAGCACCAGCAACACCCTCCGCCGCCACCTGCTGCGGCATAA